The window GAAGCGCAGAAACAGATTCATAATCTCGGCCGACAATTCAGGGTCGAGGTTACCGGTTGGCTCATCCGCCAACAGCAGTGCCGGCTTGTTCACCACCGCACGGGCAATACCAACGCGCTGTTGCTCACCACCGGACAATTCAATCGGGTTACGTTTTTCCATGCCCAGCAGGCCAACCGAGTCGAGGGCCGCACGCACACGGCGTCCGGCTTCGGCCGGGGTATAACCGGCAATCTGCAGAGGGAGGGCGACGTTATCAAAGACGCTGCGGTCAAACAGCAGTTGGTGATTCTGGAACACCACACCGACTTTGCGGCGCAGGTAAGGGATCTGCCCGGCGCGCAGGCGCCCGAGGTTCTGACCATCGACAAACACCTGACCACGGGAAGGACGCTCCATCAGCATCATCAGCTTCAGCAACGTACTTTTGCCGGCACCGCTGTGCCCGGTAAGAAAGGCAAATTCGCCACGGGCCAGCTCAAAGCTGATGCCACTGAGGGCTTCTTTGCCTCCGGGGTAACGTTTACCGACCCGGTCAAACTGCACCATGGTCATATCCGGCTCCTGTTTTTATGTCAGTCGGTTTCTTTTTGCTCGCGCTGGAACAGTGCACGGGTAAATTCTTCAGCATTAAAAGGACGCAGGTCGTCGATGCCCTCGCCCACACCGATATAACGTACCGGCAGGCCAAAGTGGCGGGCCAGCGCGAAAATAATACCGCCCTTGGCAGTGCCATCGAGCTTGGTCAGGGTCAGGCCGGTCACGCCGACCGCCTGCTGGAACTGACGCGCCTGGTTAATGGCGTTCTGGCCGGTTCCCGCATCCAGCACCAGCATCACTTCGTGCGGTGCGCTGTCGTCGAGTTTTTTCATCACCCGCACGACTTTTTCCAGTTCCTGCATCAGGTTGTCTTTGGTGTGCAGACGACCGGCGGTATCGGCAATCAGAACATCGACCTTGCGCGCTTTGGCCGCTTCCAGTGCATCGTACAGAACCGAAGCTGAATCGGCGCCGGTGTGCTGGGCAATCACCGGTACATTGTTGCGTTCACCCCAGACCTGCAGTTGTTCAACCGCTGCGGCACGGAAGGTATCACCGGCCGCCAGCATGACGTTTTTGCCATCGCTCTGGAATTGCTTGGCCAGCTTACCGATGGTGGTGGTTTTCCCCACACCGTTAATACCAACCATCAGAATCACATAAGGCTTTTTGCTGCTGTCGATCACCAGCGGGGCCTGCACACTCCCCAGGGTATCCTGCAGCTCGCCAATTAAGGCGTTATAGAGGGCATCGGAATCACTCAGTTCCTTGCGGCTGACGCGGGCGGTCAGGCGACTCATGATGTCCTGCGTGGCTTCGACACCCACGTCGGCCATGATCAGCTGGGTTTCCAGTTCTTCCAGCAGGTCATCGTCGATTTCTTTTTTGCCCAGCAACAGATTGGCCAGGCCATCGCTCAGGCCGCTGCGGGTTTTGCTCAGGCCCTGACGGATACGGCTGAAAAAGCCCGGCTTTTTCGTGCCCTGATTATCCAGCGGTTTATCCTGAGTCTGCGGCTGGGCCGGAGCCGGAACTTCAGCAACCGGAGCTTCAACTGGTTCGTCTTCAGCAACTGCTTCATCTTCAGCAACAGGGCTTTCTGCAGCCTCCGGCACCACCACTTCGGCGGCTGGTGCTGCGGTTACGGCTTCCGAACCGTCAGCCTGCACCTGTTCAGGAGACGGTTCAGCAGATTGTTCTGGGGATTCAGATTCCGCCGGGGTTTCTTTGGCAGCTTCCGGGGTATTCTTTTTGCGCTTAAAAAAATCAAACATCGGGGTACTCAGACATCAGGGACAATAATGGATGTTCGTCAGGCGCCGGCGTTGCAGAATGCTGCGAAGCTGTGAGGTTTAGCGAAACAGTGCAATCAGGCCAAAGCCCATCACGTTATTTCCGCACCCGGCGTCAGGGCGCTATCCTACCATCATTCCGCCGTATGTAATCGGCAGCGGATAAATTTCACCCCGCATTCAGGGCATGTTTGCGCCTGAAACCGGCAACCTCCATCAAACCGGGATAATCACCCTATGCTGCATGGCTTCAGCCGTACCACTCTGAGCGCTCTGATTATCATCTGTCTGCTGCTGATCAGCTGGATTAATCTCGGCCTGAAAGATGAAGAACAACAGCCATTACCGGTGCTGCAGCAACCGCCGCTGGCCGCTACTGGCTGGCAGTTCTGGCAGAGTCTGGAAGGTGTCGGTGTTTATCTGCGCAGTGCCGGCGATGTGAATGGTGGCTATCTGGCACTGCGCACCACCAGCGCTGTGTACACACTGAAGCTGCCCGCCACAGACTGGGCCGAAAGCCTGAAACAGCAACTGCCCGGCAACCTGACAGGAGGCCCGGCGCTGCTGCTGATTGCCGGGCCATGGGATGAACTCAGTCAGAAAACCATGGCCGCTTACGCCATCCGCAGCCTGAATCTGCAGCCGCTGCAACCTCTCAGCGGGCGGCTGCCGGTCTGTATTCAGGAGCACCTGGCTGGTGCACTGTGGCTGGGACAGAAACTCGGACTGGAGTGGCAGGTTCTGGCAGCCTTGCCCGGCACACTGGCCAGCACATCGCCTTCATATATGCCACCACTGCCGCAGCGCAGTGACTGGGATAACTGGCGCACGGAACAGAGCCGTTCGCTGCGCCAACGCTGGCAGGATGATCGTGATCAGATCGACATTCAGGCCGATCTTGCCTACTATCGCCTGCCGGAAGACCTCTACCGCCAGCTGTACACCCAGCTCGGCCAGAGCCAGAAAACCGCTCCCGCTGAATTGCTGCACTGTCTGTCGGCAGCTCAGCCGCAGCGCGAACCCAGCCAGCACTGAAGAACTCATGAGCAAAATCCAATCCCAGCAACTGCGTATTATTGGTGGTCAGTGGCGCTCCCGCCGCCTGCGTTTTCCTGCCGTCGATGGCCTGCGTCCGACCATGGACCGGGTACGTGAGACCGTCTTTAACTGGCTGCAGTACGATGTCGAAGGCGCACGCACACTGGATGCCTTTGCCGGTTCCGGCGCGCTGGGCTTCGAAGCATTGTCGCGTGGCGCGAAGGAAGTGATTTTTCTGGAGAAGCATCCCAATGCGGCCCTGCAGCTGCGCGAAAATCTGGAAATTCTGCAGGCACGCAACGCTCAGGTCTGGGCCGGCGATGCCCTGCTGTGGCTGCAACAGAATCCGGAGCCTTTTGATCTGGTGTTTCTCGATCCGCCGTTTGGCAAAGACCTGCTGCAACCGGCCATCGATGCCCTGCGCCTGCTGCCCGGAGCACTGGTGTATATCGAGCATGAAGTTCGCCTGCAGCCACTGTTTCCGGCTAACTGGCAGGAAATCAAACATAAGGAAACCAAAGAGTTCTGTTTCCGCCTGTTTGAAGTAATGGCGGACCCGGAGCCCTGATTTTTATTGTTTTTTGATTGAGTTATCAAAAGGGCTGAAGAATTCCCCGGCAGGCGATGATAGAGTAGCGCCGCCTGCCACTTAGCGGCAGCTCAATTCTGCTCAATCAGCAATCAATAAGGACATTCCATGCTGAAGACCCTTTCTTTTCTTACCCTTTGCCTGTTAACCGCATTCCGCGCCCAGGCGATTGAAGTCGTTGACTACCCGATTTACCTCGGCGGCGCACAGTCACTGAAGGCCGTTATCCTGCCGCTGAAAAACGACAACAGCAAAGCACTGGTACAGGTTTCCGGAGTTAACCACGCCGTCGACCGGGTGGTATTTCTGGCTGAATTACAAAACCGCGGCCAGAGCTCTGTTGCCTACCGCATCGCCTACGATGGCCAGCCAAGAACCCTGATTTTAAAAGGCATGAACTGGGGTAATGAGTACTTTCAGGTATTCCTGCCAGATACTGGCCGTGACGGGGTAAACGTTGGCACCGTTGAGCAAAGCGAAACCGACCCTACCCGTGAAGCCCTGGTTGAGCGCTACGGCCTGCAGAACAGCGAAGGTATCCAGAAAAAGCTGGCTCAGTTTAACCGTGATAAACACGTTAAGAACACCGAAGCCATGCTCAGCGAAAAAGACAGCGAAGCCAGCCAGGCCTGCGGCAGCACCATCAAGACCCGTATTGACTGGACCAGCGTGAATGACGAGCTGCTGAAGGATGTCAGCATCGGCGCTTACTGTTCACAGGTCGCCGGCGAAATGGCCCGTATCTGTGGCTATCACCCACAATTCAAGGCCGATCTGGCGGCACTGCAGACGGTGCAATGCAAGTTTGGTGAGGTTCTGAAGCTGCGCCGTCAGGGCAACGAAGTGACCTTTATGACGGCAAAAGACGCCGCCAACCAGTCTGATTTTGTTAACGCCTACCTGCGTAATTTCTGATTACCGCCATCGTACTTCCGGCCCGCTAACGGGCCGGAAACCACGTTAACCGACGGTTTCTTCGTCGGCCTCCAGCCAGCTCGGACGCGGAATAAACTGCTGTTGCAGCTGATTCATCGCCTCGCGGTATTCGTCGGTCAGATAGGGCCGCTCCAGCGTAAACACCTGATAAATACCGCCGCGCAACAGCTCCGGCGAAATCGCATCAACGTCAGCATTGAGCAGATTGCAGCGCAGGAAAGAAAACCAGGACGTCACCACAATCCAGGTATTCAGCGCCAGACTGGCGATGTCAGCTTCGCTGATGCGGATAATGCCAGCCTCGGCCAGCCCACGGAAAATCTGCTGCACCCGTTGCAGACACAGGCGGAAAAACGCGCGGTAACGGGCATGCAGTTCAGCGTCGGCCAGCAGCAGATGCTCCATATCGCGGTGCATAAAGCGGTAATCCCACAGACCGCTGAAGATGTCCTGCAGATAACGCAGTTTATCCAGTGGTTGCAGCGCGCGTTCTTCCGGCACCTGCAGAATATCCAGCACCCGGCTTTCATAGCGCTCAAACAGGGCAAAGATAATCGCCTGCTTATTTTTGAAGTGGTAATACAGATTGCCCGGCGAAATCGCCAGATGGGCGGCAATATGATTGGTTGTTACCTTGCGCTCACCCTGCTCATTAAAGAGCTGCAGGCTGGCGTCGAGAATTCGTTCTTTAGTACTCATGCCGTTTCCGCTGTCGCTGCCCGTATTACTGATAAAACGCCGGGCGTCATGTTGTCAGGCGCAGGCTCACACAGATTGGCCGCAAATGCCATGCGCAGAAGGTTGATCTTCGCCATCATTCTTTTACAGTGTTGACCTTTTAGAGTAATGACTCTAATAATACCAACCGACGAAAGCAAACCAATAATAACTATCCCGCAGGAGCCCAGTATGGTCGCGACGGTTACCAGTCTCCACTCTCCCAATGAAGAGCTCGAGCGCATGCACAGCCTGTTCAAACAACAGCAACAGGCGTTCCGTAACAACCCGATGCCGTCCGCCGACGAGCGCATTGCCGATCTGAAGCGTCTGAAGGCTGCCATCCTGAAGTATCAGGATGAACTGGCTGCTGCGGTGAACCAGGATTTCAGCTGCCGTTCAACCGACGAAACCATGATCGCCGAGATCATGACCAGCGTTGAAGGCATCAACTACGCCTGCAAACGTCTGCGCGGCTGGATGAAACCGTCCAAGCGCCACGTCAGCATGCTGTTTGCGCCGTCACACAACCATGTGATGTACCAGCCACTGGGCGTGATCGGCATTATGGTGCCCTGGAACTACCCGATTCAGCTGGCCCTGCTGCCGCTGATGACCGCACTGGCCGCCGGTAACCGCGCCATGATCAAGATGTCTGAGTTCACGCCGGTGACCAACAAGGTGCTGAAAAAACTGCTGGCGGAAGTCTTCAACGAGAATCAGGTAGCCCTGATCGAAGGTGAAGTGGAGGTGTCCTCCGCCTTTGCCGAAGTACCATGGGACCATCTGGTGTTCACCGGCTCTACCGCCGTTGGCCGCATCGTCATGGCCGCCGCGGCGAAAAACCTGACACCGGTTACCCTGGAGCTGGGCGGTAAGTCACCAGCCATTATCGCACCGGGTGCCAGCATGAAGGATGCCGTTGAGCGCATCTGTTTCGGTAAATCCCTGAACGCCGGTCAGACCTGTATCGCACCCGATTACGTGCTGCTGCCGGCTGGTCAGGAACAGGAATTTATCGACACCTACCAGGCCACCTTCGCCCGTATGTATCCGACCATCCGCGACAACAGCGATTACACCGCGGTGGTGAACGAACGTCAGCACCAGCGCCTGCAGGCCTGGGTCGCCGATGCGAAAGAAAAAGGCGCGAAAATTACCGTGGTCAATCCGGCCAACGAAGACTTCAGCGGCACCCGCAAGATGCCACTGCACATTGTCGAAAACGGCAGCGCCGAGATGAAAGTGCTGCAGGAAGAGCTGTTTGGCCCGGTGATGCCGGTGGTGCCTTACCGCTCACTGGATGATGCCATTGACTACGTTAACGACCGTGACCGTCCGCTGGCGCTGTACCTGTTCAGCTACGACAAAGCACTGCAGAAAAAAGTGCTGGAACGCACCCACGCCGGTGGCGTCACCATCAACGATACGCTGATGCACATCGCCCAGGATGATATGCCGTTTGGTGGTGTTGGCCCGTCCGGTATGGGTCATTACCACGGTAAAGAAGGTTTTATCGCCCTGTCGAAAGCCAAAGCGGTACACCGCAAAGGCCGCTTTAACAGCGGGCAGTTTATCTACCCACCGTACGGCGGCGCGATTCAGGGTCTGATCCGCAAGCTGTTTATCCGCTGAGGAGGCGTTTTATGTTCAACACCTCCCGTCGTGGATTTTTACAACTCAGTGCCAGCTCTGCCGCGGCACTGACCGTGGGCGCCTCACTGGCCGGTCTGACCGGCTGCAGCAAGGTGCCCGCGGCCGAAGGCTACAAGCTGCTGCGCGCCGGCGATATTGAATTTCTCAGCGCGCTGGCGCCGGTGATTCTGAACAAAAGCTATCCCGGCACACTGGCCGCCGAGGCTCCGGTGCGCCTGACCAAAGCGCTGGACACCCTGATCGGCACCCTCGAAGACTATTCCAGAAGCCAGCTGGTACAGCTGCTGGACGTGATGCAGGTTGCTCCGATCCGTGCCGCCATGGGCGCACAATGGGGCAGCTGGAGTGAAGCCAGCGCGGAGGAAATTGAAGCCTTTTTACAGGACTGGAAAACCAGCAGCATCCAGCTGAAGCGCATGGGCTATGGCTCGCTGTGTAAGCTTCTGACCATGTGCTGGTACTCTCAGCCAGAAACCTTTGTCAGCAGCGGCTACCCGGGCGCACCAAAGAAAATCCCGGCCTGATAACACAGAATAAAAAGAGACAAGGCAATGCAGAATAATAATCAACGCCAGCCCGATATCCCGGTGGTTGCCGGTATTCCCGACCCAATTCTTGACGGTATCGCCAACGGCTGGAAAGTACGTGAGTCGACCGAAGTGACCGACGGCAGCGTCATCGAAGCAGACGTTATCATTATCGGTACCGGCGCCGGTGGCGGCACCACCGCCGAAATTCTGGCCAAGGCCGGACTGAAAGTGCTGATGCTGGAAGAAGGCCCACTGAAAAGCACCAACGATTTCCGCATGGACGAGCGTGAAGCCTACCGCGACCTGTATCAGGAAAGCGCCGGGCGCATGAGCAAAGACGGCGCGATGTCGATCCTGCAGGGTCGCTGCGTTGGCGGCACAACCGTCATCAACTGGACCTCCAGTTTCCGCACCCCGGAACCAACCCTCGACTACTGGCAGCAGGAGTTTGGCGTGGAAGGTTTCAGCCGCGCCGAGATGGACCCCTGGTTCGAAAAAATGGAACAGCGCCTGAACGTTGCTCCGTGGCAGGTGCAGCCCAACGAAAATAACTCGGTACTGGCCCGCGGCGCCACTCAGCTGGGTATCGACTGGCATGTGATTCCACGCAACGTTTCCGGCTGCTGGAACCTCGGTTACTGCGGTACCGGCTGTCCGACCAACGCCAAGCAATCGATGCTGGTCACCACCATTCCGGCGGCGCTGGATAACCATTCGGAGCTGGTGTACAGCGCCCGTGCCGAACGCCTGATTATGGAAGGCCGCAAAGTACTGGGCGTGGAAGTCACTGCACTGGGCCGTAATAATCAGCCAAGCGGTAAAAGCTTCGTCGCCAAAGCGCCGCATGTGGTAATGGCCTGCGGTGCGATCAACGGCCCGGCATTATTGCTGCGTTCCAAAGCACCGGACCCGCACAAGCGTATCGGTAAGCGTACCTTCTTCCATCCGACCACCTTCTGCTTTGCCGAATTCGAACAGGTGATCGATCCTTACTATGGCGCGCCACAGTCGATTTACTCCGACCACTTCCAGTGGCTCGAAGTCAGCGGCAAAGTGGGCTACAAACTCGAAGTGCCACCACTGCAGCCGGGGCTGACCTCGGTACTGCTGTTGGGTCATGGTGCTCAGCACTTTGAAGACATCAGCAAGCTGCCGAATCTGCACGCCATGATTGCCCTGCTGCGCGATGGTTTCCACGCCGACAGCGAAGGCGGCAGCATTGAACTGGCTTCCGATGGCACGCCGATTATCGACTACGAAATCAACGACTACCTGTGGGATGGCGTTGTGCGTTCCTGGCTGACCATGGCTGAAATTCAGTTTGCTGCCGGTGCCAAAGCGGTACGCGCCTCGCACGTTGATTCGCCGTGGTTCCGCAGCTGGGAAGAGGCCAAAGCCGGTATCAGCAAGCTGGAGTTCCGCTCCAATGCCTTTACCGCCGGTTCTGCCCACTGCATGGGTGGCCTGACCATGGGTGAAGACCAGAGCCGTTGTCTGGTCGACAGTCATGGTAAGTACCATCACCTCGATAACCTCTATGTGTTTGACGGTTCGGCCTTCCCGACCAGTATCGGCGCCAACCCGCAGCTGTCGATCTACGGTATGGCCTGTAAGCAGGCTAATAAACTGCTGGAAACCATCAAAGCCAGTGCCTGACGGCATTGCTGTCAGCCCGCCGTGGATCTTTTGATCCACGGCAAACTCCCCCGCGTTATCCGTTCCTGTGCACGACGGCCATTAGCGTTTTATTGTTTGCCGTGCAGCTTTTGTTTACTATGCGGCGCATTTCCAGCGCACGCAGAAGGCCTGTTTATGAATATTGCTGTCTACCCTGGCACGTTCGATCCGATCACCAACGGTCATACCGATCTGGTCGAACGGGCGGCGCGTATGTTTGACCACATCATTCTTGCCGTGGCCGACAATCCGAAGAAAAAGCCGATGCTCGATCTCGAAACCCGCGTTGATCTGGCGCGCAGCGTACTCGGCCACCTGGCTAACGTTGAAGTCGTAGGTTTCAGCAACCTGCTGGCTGATTTCGTGAAAGAAAAAAACGCCAACATCATCCTGCGCGGCCTGCGTGCGGTGTCTGATTTTGAATACGAATTCCAGCTCGCCAATATGAACCGTGTACTGGCGCCGAACGTGGAAAGTCTGTTCCTGACTCCGGCTGAGCACTTCTCTTACATTTCATCTACGCTGGTCAGAGAAATCGCCTCACTGGGCGGAGATGTCAGCAATTTTGTAAATCCTCAGGTAGCCAAAGCCCTGAAGAAATGTGTGAATTAACCCGCCCCTGACGGAGGTAAGTCATGGCCCTGATTATCACTGACGAATGCATCAACTGTGATGTATGCGAACCGGAATGTCCGAACGAAGCTATTTCTGCCGGCGAAGAAATTTACGAGATTGACCCGTCCAAGTGCACCGAATGTGTCGGTCACTACGACGAGCCACAGTGCCAGTTAGTTTGCCCGGTGGATTGTATTCCACAGGACGAAAACCGTATGGAAACCCAGGAAGAACTGGAAGCGAAATACGAACGGCTGACCGGCAAAAAAATCGCCTGATCAGCCCGGAGTCAGGTTGCACCTCAGACTGACCTCCCACACACTAAGGCCTCCCACAAGGAGGCCTTTTTTATGCGCCCGATGTTACATACTGCGTCGCGTCCACTGACCCTGATTCCACTGCTGTTTGCCCTGTTACTCAGCGCCTGCAGTACACCCCAGAACACCACCAGCCCTGAACGCAGCAACGCGCCCACCAGCGCAGCCAGCAGCCACAACAGCGCTCCCGGCCAGGCCGCGATTGCCAGTGCTCATCCGCTGGCCACCGCCGCAGGCATGGCGGTGCTGGAAGAAGGCGGTAACGCCTTTGATGCCGCCATTGCCGTGGCTGCCAGCCTCGGCGTGGTGGAGCCTTACAGCGCCGGCATCGGCGGTGGTGGTTTCTGGCTGCTGTATGACGCCAAAGCCGCGCAGTACCGTTTTATTGATGCCCGTGAGATGGCTCCGGCGGCGGCTCATCGCGACTACTACCTCAACGCCGACGGCACGGTTAACCGCGACAAAGCGGTTAACGGCCCGACCGCGGCCGGCATTCCCGGTCAGGCGGCGGCATTTGCCCATATCAGTGAACACTATGGCGAGCTGCCGTTAAAGAAAACACTGCGTG of the Thalassolituus hydrocarboniclasticus genome contains:
- the coaD gene encoding pantetheine-phosphate adenylyltransferase — its product is MNIAVYPGTFDPITNGHTDLVERAARMFDHIILAVADNPKKKPMLDLETRVDLARSVLGHLANVEVVGFSNLLADFVKEKNANIILRGLRAVSDFEYEFQLANMNRVLAPNVESLFLTPAEHFSYISSTLVREIASLGGDVSNFVNPQVAKALKKCVN
- a CDS encoding TetR/AcrR family transcriptional regulator, encoding MSTKERILDASLQLFNEQGERKVTTNHIAAHLAISPGNLYYHFKNKQAIIFALFERYESRVLDILQVPEERALQPLDKLRYLQDIFSGLWDYRFMHRDMEHLLLADAELHARYRAFFRLCLQRVQQIFRGLAEAGIIRISEADIASLALNTWIVVTSWFSFLRCNLLNADVDAISPELLRGGIYQVFTLERPYLTDEYREAMNQLQQQFIPRPSWLEADEETVG
- a CDS encoding GMC family oxidoreductase, producing the protein MQNNNQRQPDIPVVAGIPDPILDGIANGWKVRESTEVTDGSVIEADVIIIGTGAGGGTTAEILAKAGLKVLMLEEGPLKSTNDFRMDEREAYRDLYQESAGRMSKDGAMSILQGRCVGGTTVINWTSSFRTPEPTLDYWQQEFGVEGFSRAEMDPWFEKMEQRLNVAPWQVQPNENNSVLARGATQLGIDWHVIPRNVSGCWNLGYCGTGCPTNAKQSMLVTTIPAALDNHSELVYSARAERLIMEGRKVLGVEVTALGRNNQPSGKSFVAKAPHVVMACGAINGPALLLRSKAPDPHKRIGKRTFFHPTTFCFAEFEQVIDPYYGAPQSIYSDHFQWLEVSGKVGYKLEVPPLQPGLTSVLLLGHGAQHFEDISKLPNLHAMIALLRDGFHADSEGGSIELASDGTPIIDYEINDYLWDGVVRSWLTMAEIQFAAGAKAVRASHVDSPWFRSWEEAKAGISKLEFRSNAFTAGSAHCMGGLTMGEDQSRCLVDSHGKYHHLDNLYVFDGSAFPTSIGANPQLSIYGMACKQANKLLETIKASA
- a CDS encoding YfhL family 4Fe-4S dicluster ferredoxin, translating into MALIITDECINCDVCEPECPNEAISAGEEIYEIDPSKCTECVGHYDEPQCQLVCPVDCIPQDENRMETQEELEAKYERLTGKKIA
- the rsmD gene encoding 16S rRNA (guanine(966)-N(2))-methyltransferase RsmD, coding for MSKIQSQQLRIIGGQWRSRRLRFPAVDGLRPTMDRVRETVFNWLQYDVEGARTLDAFAGSGALGFEALSRGAKEVIFLEKHPNAALQLRENLEILQARNAQVWAGDALLWLQQNPEPFDLVFLDPPFGKDLLQPAIDALRLLPGALVYIEHEVRLQPLFPANWQEIKHKETKEFCFRLFEVMADPEP
- a CDS encoding twin-arginine translocation signal domain-containing protein, with amino-acid sequence MFNTSRRGFLQLSASSAAALTVGASLAGLTGCSKVPAAEGYKLLRAGDIEFLSALAPVILNKSYPGTLAAEAPVRLTKALDTLIGTLEDYSRSQLVQLLDVMQVAPIRAAMGAQWGSWSEASAEEIEAFLQDWKTSSIQLKRMGYGSLCKLLTMCWYSQPETFVSSGYPGAPKKIPA
- the ftsY gene encoding signal recognition particle-docking protein FtsY, coding for MFDFFKRKKNTPEAAKETPAESESPEQSAEPSPEQVQADGSEAVTAAPAAEVVVPEAAESPVAEDEAVAEDEPVEAPVAEVPAPAQPQTQDKPLDNQGTKKPGFFSRIRQGLSKTRSGLSDGLANLLLGKKEIDDDLLEELETQLIMADVGVEATQDIMSRLTARVSRKELSDSDALYNALIGELQDTLGSVQAPLVIDSSKKPYVILMVGINGVGKTTTIGKLAKQFQSDGKNVMLAAGDTFRAAAVEQLQVWGERNNVPVIAQHTGADSASVLYDALEAAKARKVDVLIADTAGRLHTKDNLMQELEKVVRVMKKLDDSAPHEVMLVLDAGTGQNAINQARQFQQAVGVTGLTLTKLDGTAKGGIIFALARHFGLPVRYIGVGEGIDDLRPFNAEEFTRALFQREQKETD
- a CDS encoding coniferyl aldehyde dehydrogenase, producing MVATVTSLHSPNEELERMHSLFKQQQQAFRNNPMPSADERIADLKRLKAAILKYQDELAAAVNQDFSCRSTDETMIAEIMTSVEGINYACKRLRGWMKPSKRHVSMLFAPSHNHVMYQPLGVIGIMVPWNYPIQLALLPLMTALAAGNRAMIKMSEFTPVTNKVLKKLLAEVFNENQVALIEGEVEVSSAFAEVPWDHLVFTGSTAVGRIVMAAAAKNLTPVTLELGGKSPAIIAPGASMKDAVERICFGKSLNAGQTCIAPDYVLLPAGQEQEFIDTYQATFARMYPTIRDNSDYTAVVNERQHQRLQAWVADAKEKGAKITVVNPANEDFSGTRKMPLHIVENGSAEMKVLQEELFGPVMPVVPYRSLDDAIDYVNDRDRPLALYLFSYDKALQKKVLERTHAGGVTINDTLMHIAQDDMPFGGVGPSGMGHYHGKEGFIALSKAKAVHRKGRFNSGQFIYPPYGGAIQGLIRKLFIR
- the ftsE gene encoding cell division ATP-binding protein FtsE; the encoded protein is MVQFDRVGKRYPGGKEALSGISFELARGEFAFLTGHSGAGKSTLLKLMMLMERPSRGQVFVDGQNLGRLRAGQIPYLRRKVGVVFQNHQLLFDRSVFDNVALPLQIAGYTPAEAGRRVRAALDSVGLLGMEKRNPIELSGGEQQRVGIARAVVNKPALLLADEPTGNLDPELSAEIMNLFLRFQQVGVTVLIASHDIALIERMGHRRLILDHGHLHEGQIAGAGGIYG